The genomic region GAATACCTTTACTGTATGTCCCACTTCTCTccctcttagattgtaagctttcaCAAATAGGTCCCTTAAGACGTTACGATCTTACGATCTTTTCTGGAAAAGACCTTTCAATAcccatgtgtagagctgaatcttcagatatacaggtagaaacaatgaaattctacctgtatctgatgattaaGCACAAAACTGTGGCTGATGTTCGGGTGCTTTCAACAGCCCCCGATCAAATTTTTCCTGCAAGCCTAATTgacgagctgaccaatatccaaatcttctgcTGATATAATTTGTTAagtacaacatacagtattaacGGTTCTGATCGTTAACTAAGAATCTGTTCTGGTAATATTATTTACCTGAATATATAAACTGATATGTCTTTGTATTCGTATCAGTCTTTGTATTCGTATATGATGCACTAGACGGTGGCGCTAATACACTGCACACCCAGAAAAGAGGTAGAAATGGcactaaaatgtataatttctatCACATTTTATCATATTgcccagggccgggccaggcaGACCGGGTGCTCAAAGCAACCCAGCCTGCCACTGCGACCCCTCACGTGCGGAGGGAAGGAGAAACGCGATGGAGGAGGGGTGGGGATGAGagcagatgcctcttctgcctacccctagttacagcCCAGATATTGGCCATGGAATCACCATATATATAACCATTTGTGAGGTTTTGTTCTAGTTTAGTCTCTATTGCTTACTTACAAACATGTCACAAAGACTATTTTGTGTGTAGATCATAAAAGCTTGCCTGATGTCACTCTTGTACAAAAGACTGCCAGGGTGCTGTTTGGATAGTAAAATCTTAAAAGCTagtttgtgagaaaaaaaatattcagtcaTAGCACATTGATTCAAACACAAACATTCCCTTTGTCTTTTAACACAGTTTTAACAGTTGTGGGATTGTGGGAGCAATAGCTCAACCTAAATTGAAAACCATGTATAGCTATGGAATACATTATCCAAAATTTTTGGGAGCAGGAGCTTTCCTCCCATAAAGTACACACTTATGCCCTTTCCCATTGTAAATGCAAACTAAGCTCTGTGCCAGATTGAAAATCAATCCTAAGCAGGCTTTTTGCTCTTTGCATCCCTCTTACTCCTTCCATGAGCTGCCCCTCCAGTACGCAGCACCACATGCAAAGACAGACACTTCTATATGGGGGGAGCAAGCTGCAAcatccaaaaatacatttattgtttatGGTTAGTTGCCCTTTGCACCTTGCCCTCGCAGTACCTCTGCTCCAAACTTTAAAGCATTGTTCAGTCTTGTGAAGCACCTTGTTTTAAAgctaataattttttaaaaaaaataatcccatTAAACAATATGTAGCACCAAAACTGAAATGTCCATTAAAGgtatttttacttggggtgccaaaagttaggcacccccaagtgattgcatgtacttacctaAAATCCCAGGCCgatgcacctattaggagaaaactgcaccggcccgggtctCTTCCAGCAAACACCATGGAGCGATCATCTTCCggcttgttttttctttaaatatcttAGGGCAGCCAAAATAcccaactttttcattaaagttgggCTTTTTGTgatactgtgcatgcacagccgtgAGAAAAGAGAAGATGCCAGAAgatgattgctctgtggtgctcgctgaaagAATCCCGGgcaagtgcagttttctcctaataggtgcactgagtcggggtttcaggtaagtacttgcgataactttttaattaaaagtagggaggggtgtgtgtatggatgctgggttttcatttggaggggttgaacttgatggactttgtcttttttcaacccaatttaactatgtaactatgtaactagggggtgcctaacttttggcaccccaagtataaagacctttccttcgcctttaacatatgaaaacagaattctaagcaacttttcagtatttattctttaaatttaTTCGGAAATTGCACTGTGGTGCTCGCTGCAAGAATCCCGGacaagtgcagttttctcctaataggtgcactgagccggggtttcaggtaagtacatgtggTCACTTGGGTGTGCTTACCTTTTGACACCCCAattaaaaatacctttccttctcctttaacatatgaaAACAGAATTTTGCACAACTTTTAGGTATATATTCTTTAAATTTATTTGGAAATGTAACAACagtatttgtatctttttttctttccttagtaaaacaatgtagcaaacgTCAGCTGTCTTTCAGCCAAGATTATTTCCCACAATGTCATGCATGCTTGTGCTTTGGTATTTTAAAAGATAATGAAGCTAAAATTCactatttttggtaaaaaaaacagccTGGATATATGCCCTTTGTCTTTACATATGTACGCTTCCCTTAAAATTTCAAATTATACACAGCCACAAGGCACCGCTTGGGAGAAACAGAATATGGTGGACATATGGTGATAAAAAACATGTAAAGCTAAGAAAGTTGTAAGGTTAATTtccaagagcttacactctaagtgCTATGCAATGCATTTCAATGCAAGATATGATTTAGTCTCATTATAAGCAGGCCTGATATCAATTGTgctttttattcatatattttccccttcccagtgGGTGCAGCTCTGCATAGGATACACACAAACAATTATGAGTGATTCCATGCAGAGATAGGCACTAAAGTGTTCACCACACAAGTCATCTCATATTTTGCTAAATGGAAACGGTTGCAAAAAAACAACAGCTTTTCAGTATGCAGTGTAGTATAAAAAATTAACTGGATATAAAAACGTGTATTATATTGGGACctacttaaaggtgaaggaaagtcgtcttgcacttggggtgaCAAATTTTAGGCAgccccccccaagtgattgtatttacttacctgaaactccaggtcggtgctcctatcagcagaaaactgcatcggcccggggttataccagtaagCACCATGGAACtcttctcttccagcttcttctttcttcaaatttcccggggcagacgcatgcacagtagaacaacaGCCGActctttagttaaagtttggcttttcgctatactgtgcatgtgcagccgcgtgaagtaagacggaagaggatcactccgtggtgctcactggtttaACCCTGgcccgtgcagttttctgctgataggagcaccggcccggggtttcagataagtcaatacaatcacttggggacaggaccgccatcagaaatcgcaggaccccatacgacaaaatttcctgggccccctgggctgcacccaccatgAACCCCACCCCACAGGTTCGCCCCCCAACACACcgtaaaatattggtggctagggttcccacatgttaataaatataaaaagatattggtggacagggcccccccattaaaaaatattggtggctaggaccccacatgagaaaaaaaaattggtggacaAGGGCCCCCCCAATATgagaaaattggtagccagggccccttaaacgtccatgccttcccaaagtcaacagctctcagaaagatggggggcccggctaatcaagtaagtgtggagtggctggggccccctacaactctccccccctgtccccccctggtGGCTGCCCTgtttgggggtgcttaacatttgacACCACAAGTGCAAGAAgagcttccttctcctttaaaacacaagcCAGCTTTATGATTCAAGATTTGATTAAGAATTAAAGGCCGACCATCATGAAAATGGAATATAAGCTTCAATTCATggcaataagaaactttctaaatataaaataataattcaatacaacttatgaaaagaaaatcagttacagtagaacccccattttacgtttttcaggggaccagaaaaaattgttgtaaaatccaggaaaatgtaaaatcagggaaatgtataaagCATAACATACAGAagggaccacaaataaacaatgtaaaatgagggaaaacttaaaatcaggggacttaaaatgggggttctactgtattttgtaaAAGTTAGctcttataaatattttttctgcaatAGGGGGGTTTCCAAAAAGATGCATTGGGCAGAAcagtcaatcaaaatctgactctgacTCCTGCAGGAAGAGAGACTGTAGtgtagagagacagatgctgagaggagggGAGTGTAGGAAccagaaacagtacagattttatGTTTACAAAGTTCTTCATTTCTGGGAGGTGAACCTTATGCCATTTTTAATTAGAATCTCCTTGTATGGTAAGGTATGGATGTAAAAAGCTTTGGGCAGCAgcaagatatatatctatatatgacaTAAGTCTGGAAGAGAACCCTACAGGATAGTTTATGTGCAGCATCATTGCTCGATCAAGCCTGATTTATGCCAATCACACGCCAGAACCAATGTCATGTAAATAGCCGACATTTCACAAATGGTATTTCTATCTGCAGTTTAATCTCATTGGAGTCTGTGTGTGTTCTATCTGCGTGGCACATCTCAAGCTGAACTAATATAGTAGCAAGTAACGTTAATGCATACCGCCCATCAGTCCTGCTCGTCCCGGGGCACTGGCGATTTTCTTAATACAGCCCGCAGCGCCTGATCGCTGTTTAAAAGTCCCGCAGCGCCGGTAAAGTCCAGCAGCACAGCTCCCTGATTCCTGCCGGAGAGCTAATGACACGGTGACGTCACGCTGCACGTATATAAGCGCAGTGACGCAGCACGTAGCCGCCTTTGGGGGGTGTGACGAGCAAAGAGAAAGTTTATGAGTGTCACACTAGCCCGAGCAGCTAACACGTGTTAGTTTTGCTggcacagttttcttttttttactctgaTTTAGCcccatttttttcagagtttgTGGTGGTTTCAAAGCATGGCCTCGTCTCCTAATTTTGACCAAAAAGCAAATTGTTTATATGGAATCTGAAACAGAATAAAAGTCTTTCTTGTGACTTTGGTGCAAACAAACAAGAGCTGTATTTCTTTCACAAAGAATGGAATAATTCCACAGCACACCTGTAAttcaattattaaataataatcaattttggaaataaaaagagggacaaaaaagtggTGACATTTgttagaccacacccatttttgtggccacaccccctaattaccatgttcattttacaaaattttgcaggttataaacgtttgaacatatttctgttttttttttttccagttattaccctttaagctgcgagtctaacttttcccaagggatctTATATTGTtgtaattacttatttgcttatctagatacatttgaactgttacaaatgtatctaatcttctgttgtggctgttctgggctctctgccaaaagccaattaagtttgaaaatttgtttctttttctggctgttcagaaaaagaaaaatgggactttccagtacaaatgaggatctgcaggatgagctgtcaaaagagggactgtccctctaaaaacgggacagttgggagggatgCCTTAGCAACAACAACCGTTTGGAAacagatctgcacacacacacgaGAACTCCATGACTGCATAAtcttgtgtgtgtgcggatctgtttccaCATTATGATTGTTACATTTAGGAGGTTACAAGGAGTGGAAGGGACCAATAGTTTGTGGGTTCTTTTACTTTCCCACAGTGGTAATAATCAAAATGGTTTCAAACTAGGGCAAGAAAAagtattccatctcaaacctggggagatcatgttgaagtcaatggcagatgtcctgtttacagtTGATAGAtgtcatgatctgtgctgggtttcgcaCAATAACCAGATTAATTTGatttgataatctgaaaaaagttaaaaaaatcatacgattcggattttttcacgattttattgagtcttttcccataacagatattttttagtaaatttgatATAACTAGGGTAAAAATGCGCACAGGAGTTTgttcaaagtggttttaagaaaaagtGATAAATgcttggattttagtaaataaccccttcacATTATATCATTGTGACAGGGAATGGCGTTTCATACCTCATAAATGTCCCGTTCTTCgctggacagtcccaattttgacagctcaacccacagtcctgtgtttgttagtgaaatgtccccactctctctttgatctcttgtgctgaacagccagaaaaagatacaacgtttctaactaaagagagcccagaatagatacttttgtaacaattaaagataagcaaagaagcaattattacaatttaagataagcaggtctcttggtaaaactgtgacttgcagcttaaagggcaattcaccttcattagcgttaccgcccgcagggactttgccaatttactaacgggcacaggcatcacttcgctaatGAAAGAGTGCTAgcactcattcacactctatcgcgaGGAGACAATTCACTCTGGAGAATGGACTTTACTGAGCtaattcaatgaaatgcggattttactgaacgttacctctttcgccagctcagaccaggtaaagtgcattggagtgcatagatcctcctcaatcttctgttacttacatcatattttttagtggaaaaagcttctaagtccaaaaaatgctggactcttttccttttttcagagcgatagcctgcaaaagtccttaaatttttttgggggtatccaggtttctccatacattttctaacattaactacacagtgggctcatgtgtagggcattataacaactctatttttctttattaaggttccctggacttgtgtaatgaaacgtatttgctgcaacatatacgtccattcaactttaaatttcccaccgtatgcaaattaacctgagcgcaaggcCTCTTtatgctaggcagaaatgaatgctagccaCCAGCATTCGACGCCCACGACATAACTccacattccagtgaattagcgttgtctgagcgaattttcgcctggtgaagtgtagcgatgggtgcaaatcggtcgctggcgaattttcgccctcgagtaaatatgccccatggtgtTTTGATTGAGGAATTGGGAACAGCACACTTATAGAGAGACTCCAGCTCCATGGTAGCTGCTTAGTCTCATCATCAGCACGGCTACTGTTTATAGACTGTTTCACTGACGAATACTGGAAAGCTGCATGGGGTTCATTTATGAACACTAGGGAAATCTGCATCTGGGTGGTAATTTATAGCATCCGTTAAATGTTAAGCCTGATATaggtagaacaaaaaaaacaaacattttgtttAATTCCCATAGGTTACTTCCCAAGtgtaaatttgctcagtgttgataaatgaaccatTGTAAACTTGCCTTTCTGATAAATTCTATATAACTGGCGATTGTTTGACCTAAAGTCATTGAGTCGTGGACACAAACCATTGAAAAGCTGTACAAGTCattgtaagggggttatttactaaagttagTTTTTTcaggtcagagttttaaaggggaaaacactattttttcatagaaaaaaaacctcaaatttttcatgatttattaaaccctgaggctgcttaaagtctgaataaaaaaatctcaagcctgccgaggtcatgtagaagtcaatggcagatgtcccatttacatttGGAAGAAGATCTGTACTGGGcttcgtacaataatctgaataatttgtgttttttttgagttgagtttattgataaatacggtaaaaatgtggatgggaacCTGTtctaagtggttttaagaaaataatgaaaaatggtgagattttaataaataaccccctcaatgtagcaacatatattttatgtgaTCCAAACATATGTGTTTATTATCACGGACTAAggatgtattaaaggggttgttcacttttgagttaaattagtatgatgtagaaagagacattctgagacgatttgcctGGCATTGAGCAACCTTGTGCAATCAACCATAATACGAAAAGCAGTTTGCAATATGCAATACCATAACATTTTTGACTACTTAAATTATGAGAACGTGATTCTCaacatattcatatataaaatgAGGTTGGTGAATAACGACATAAACTCTGGTTATACCtcagaaattgtttttatttgcatcatattgTAAAGTACATCggtaaatatttaatatacaacTGTTTTTTCTGTCAATTTATAGCCGTTTCTCATTTTTTTACTTGGTTGTTGCAATTACGAAGCAGCCCTTCTGGTGCCATTGATTGTCTCTAATACGACGGATGGACTGGATCTGGGGTTGATAGGCACTCCATTCATTCCAATGCTTGTAATCACAGGTTTCGAACAGATACTGGTAACCTCTATATCCTGGATATTGGTATCCAACCCAACTACAAACAATAAGAAGAGGACATTAGATAATTCCAGTGATGTTTCTGAGTGCCATTTTATTAGAAAGGACATATTGCTTGCATGAAGCCTGAAAAGTTGGTTCTAGAAGCTCTATAGAGTTTTTCTAGAGGGTAAAATGGGGTTACAGAGCAAGTACATGCTCATTGCATCCccacaataaaatatgtatttctacGTCTCAAACATAAGATAATTGATTGACTATCAAAAGCTAGCATgccattataaaatgtttctagAAATCTGGACACATATAACTTTTCTAAATACCAAGATTTTCATGTGCCTTGCTTGTACTGTGACCAAAACATCTAATTCTGCTTCTAATGGAATCTCTGAAGAAATGGGCCAGGCTGGCATCTGCCTTTGTGAGGAACCATGTTTGCTAATGCCATTTTTATACCCCAAAACTGGCCATAAGGCCACAAAATGGGAatccaatttatttaaagggattctgtcatgatttttatgatgtagtttttatttctaaattacactgtttacactgcaaatatttcattctacaatataaattgtaattcctgaaccagcaagtgtatttttttttagttgttatattggtgtgtaggcagccatctcaggtcattttgcctggatgaactgctttcttgcaggctgttgtttttcctactcaatgtaactgaatgtgtcacagtgggacctggattttactactgagtactgtttttagatctaccaagcagcttctatcttgtgttagggagatgctatctggttttcttcccattgttctgttgttaggctgctggggggggagggtgatatcgctcttacttgcagtacagcattaaagaatGACTAAAGAAGTTTATCAGAAatcaagtcacacgactggggcagctgggaaactgacaatatgtctagcctcatgtcagattccaaaatttttttaaaaaaaaatctgtttcctctttagagaaacggatttcagtgcagaattctgctggagcagcactattaactgatttttttcccatgacagtatccctttaattagatTCCTTTCTTGTACTGGTGAAATATTACATACCCAGAACCAAGACAATTgttatacatttatcttttttaggCCACCTTTTAAAAAGCAACACATtatatcagggccagaactaggggtaggcagggtaggcacgtgcctagggcgcaaagctgggggggggtgccaggcaagGCATATAATATTATGCAAGGCCTCTTTACAGAATGCTGCTCTAAAGGAGATGTCTCTTACTAAAAAACTTGACCTTAAGTTAGAAATAGGAAGAtttgatataaaaataattatatgtgtTATGAATAATTGCTGCTTTAGTTTGCCTGGCTACGTACAACAAAACTTACCCTTCTTACAACTCCCATTTCAATTAGTTTCCATTGCCactgataataaaataattttcttgaaGGAACAATTACTACTCACGTTCCACAGGGTACTCTTACGCTTCCCACCCGGTCAGAGAAACCATAGGCCCACAGGCTGGGCACATCATCCTCAATTATTTCCATCTTGTTGCCCTTGAAGTCAGTGCTTTCATACAAGAAGATTTTATGTTCCTGATTATCCTACAGGTgttaatcaataaaaatatatcaacAAATTAAACTGTGATAATGGATTTCAGCTTTCACAAAtcacctttaatttgcatatttgttttGGTCAGTTGTGAGTCCTTCTCCATTATACCCTATAAAAAGTCAAGCATTTTAATAGCCACTTCTGTAaggtactttattataaaaagCATCATATCACACCTAGCTGTATTTCAGCAACCAGAATGACTTATATTCTAACATATGTGCAAAAAGCATATTCTAACATATGTTAGATTGTGTCGTTAGAATATTATAGACTAAGGGCAAGTTCAGCTTAAAATACTAACAGCATGATAAGATGGCACTAATAAGAAATGCAacctaattgttgtttttttatgcaatactTCGTTCTGCAACCCTTTACTTTGGAATGTGCCCATTTACATCAACAGATCATTCTTAATCCCTTCTTATAAACTTTGcctctgtttaaaaaaataacccgTTGCTTCactagaacaaataaaaaaagaaacgggctacaaaaacaggaagtagggacttttctctcattttaatgtatttattccaGGGCTCTGGAACTGAAAGGACTTCTGTTTTGTTTTGATGATACTGATTTACAGCATTGTttcctaaggggctgattcactaagctcgagtgaaggattcgaatgaaaaatacttcgaatttcgaagtattttttgggtacttcgaccatcgaattggttaaattcgttcgaattcgaacgaaatcgaacgaatcgaatgaaaaatcgttcgactattcgaccattcgatagtcgaagtacttcccctttaaaaaaaacttcgaccccctacttcggcagctaaaagctaccgaagtcaatgttagcctatggggaaggtccccataggcttgcctgtgattttttgatcgaaggattttccttcgatcgttggattaaaatccttcgaatcgttcgattcgaaggatttaatcgttcgatcgaacggaaaatccttcgatcgatcgatcgcaggattagcgctaaatccttcgacttcgatattcgaagtcaaaggatttcaatccgagggtcgaatttcgaagtatttttaacttcgaaattcgacccttagtgaatcggcccccaagtgttcaGTTATTAATGACTCACCATTCGGATGGGGCGAACAGACATAAAGCAGTCGCTTCTGTAGCTGTTTGACCAGGTATCCCAACGAGGAAACTCTCCCTTCTCCAGGATAAACATCTCACCACGGAAATTGGACTGTTCATAGGCAACCCAActtagaaaaaatagaaaaacataccATTCATTCAGTGTCAGGCAGTGTAAGAGATGAAGAAACTAGAATAACAAAAAGGAAACTATGGGGCAGACTCCCTAAagag from Xenopus laevis strain J_2021 chromosome 1S, Xenopus_laevis_v10.1, whole genome shotgun sequence harbors:
- the crybb1.S gene encoding crystallin beta B1 S homeolog (The RefSeq protein has 7 substitutions compared to this genomic sequence); this translates as MSHTSKPASASHGEKPVPAPFPIAKPTRTGEPLNGTFKIVLFEQENFQGRHMELLNECGNLGERGFDRVRSVIVESGPWVAYEQSNFRGEMFILEKGEFPRWDTWSNSYRSDCFMSVRPIRMDNQEHKIFLYESTDFKGNKMEIIEDDVPSLWAYGFFDRVGSVRVPCGNWVGYQYSGYRGYQYLFETCDYKHWNEWSAYQPQIQSIRCIRDNQWHQKGCFVIATTK